A portion of the Sabethes cyaneus chromosome 3, idSabCyanKW18_F2, whole genome shotgun sequence genome contains these proteins:
- the LOC128740006 gene encoding uncharacterized protein LOC128740006, protein MKSSSIYKLNPFLDEHQVLRMHGRISACEYASMDARNPIILSQSNYVAWLVVKDCHERFRHRNHTTVLNELRHVYRIPRLKQLFNKVKAGCQMCKNEKTVPQPSPMGDLAEARLAAFTRPFSFVRVDYFGPINVVVGRRVERRWGVLTTCLTVRAIHLEVAHSLSADSCIIALRYMMARRGVPIKIYSDRGTNFTAASKELKAALQEMDQEAVVREIVSPDTEWVFLPPASPHMGGAWERLVQTVKRNLAAIRPVRNPTDESLRNMLIEVENTINSRPLTHVPVEDPDAPVLTPNHFLLGSSSGLKPASTLDNRAMALRRSWCASQVEANIFWQRRVRDYMPDLTKRTKWFSEVKPIEVNDIAVVVDPAFPRSCWPKGRIIAVNQSKDGQVRSAVVQTMSGVYERPATKLAILDVRRDRQVSQEPGVPGGKCYDPSVGASHYGDSWPGETKNKLAQRDNCH, encoded by the coding sequence ATGAAGTCCAGTTCGATATACAAGCTAAACCCTTTCCTCGACGAGCACCAAGTTCTACGGATGCACGGTAGGATCAGCGCGTGCGAGTACGCCTCCATGGATGCACGTAATCCAATAATCTTATCGCAGAGCAATTACGTAGCTTGGTTAGTGGTGAAGGACTGTCACGAACGGTTCCGTCACAGGAATCACACCACCGTCTTGAACGAGCTGCGGCATGTCTACCGGATTCCGAGGCTGAAACAGCTGTTCAACAAAGTCAAAGCAGGGTGCCAGATGTGTAAGAATGAGAAAACAGTtccacaaccttctccaatgGGTGATCTAGCGGAAGCAAGACTGGCGGCGTTCACTAGACCTTTCTCCTTTGTTAGGGTTGACTATTTCGGTCCGATTAATGTGGTGGTAGGGCGTCGAGTTGAGAGACGTTGGGGTGTGCTAACGACGTGTTTAACAGTGCGCGCGATACACTTAGAAGTCGCGCACTCACTCAGTGCAGACTCTTGCATAATAGCATTGAGATACATGATGGCAAGGCGAGGCGTACCAATTAAAATCTATAGTGATCGCGGAACGAATTTCACGGCAGCGAGCAAAGAGCTGAAGGCGGCCCTCCAAGAGATGGACCAAGAAGCAGTCGTTCGAGAGATCGTGAGTCCAGATACCGAATGGGTTTTCCTTCCCCCAGCCTCACCGCATATGGGAGGAGCCTGGGAAAGGCTTGTGCAGACGGTGAAGAGGAACTTGGCAGCAATACGTCCAGTACGGAATCCGACCGACGAATCACTGCGCAACATGCTGATCGAAGTGGAGAATACGATCAACTCGCGGCCGTTAACGCATGTCCCGGTGGAAGACCCAGATGCTCCAGTTCTGACGCCAAACCACTTCCTCCTGGGTTCCTCGAGTGGTCTAAAACCGGCGTCAACTCTAGACAACCGTGCAATGGCTTTGCGACGATCCTGGTGCGCTTCGCAGGTAGAGGCTAACATCTTTTGGCAACGAAGGGTGCGAGACTACATGCCGGATCTAACAAAGCGAACTAAGTGGTTCAGCGAGGTAAAGCCGATAGAGGTGAACGATATTGCTGTAGTGGTAGACCCAGCTTTTCCCCGCAGTTGTTGGCCGAAGGGGCGTATAATCGCGGTCAACCAGAGTAAGGACGGCCAGGTAAGGTCTGCAGTGGTGCAAACAATGTCAGGAGTCTACGAGCGTCCCGCGACGAAGCTCGCCATACTAGATGTTCGACGCGACAGACAGGTAAGCCAGGAACCTGGCGTACCCGGGGGGAAGTGTTACGACCCCTCGGTCGGCGCATCTCACTACGGCGACTCTTGGCCGGGCGAAACGAAGAATAAACTCGCTCAACGAGACAACTGTCACTAG